Proteins encoded in a region of the Mucilaginibacter sabulilitoris genome:
- a CDS encoding RteC domain-containing protein codes for MITKFSERLYADLNKDINALALEEGQLIKRYEKSMHVCIKYLRRLKDFCKVNDPGTPSEEIMFFKNIKPKFKSQLIFYQSLLNLEIRKPIGDGKVAADYLSNEIKILHHFFESNLSFYQYVRTEATYLDEYYFVRGNYDVHLDPDQCVVDFDPAFSTTHDHKLAQVLASELMQEHLEHSIQKIMQKDAIIQIDSDFRDFDWKQTKCALIELIYCWHATDAFGKKNLKSIVKFIEKSFNISLGNFYDTYDWLSNRPSPTVYIDEMKSAFMLRIQKKLK; via the coding sequence ATGATAACTAAATTTAGTGAACGTCTTTATGCGGATCTCAATAAGGATATCAACGCGCTTGCTCTTGAAGAAGGGCAGTTGATTAAGCGTTATGAAAAATCGATGCATGTTTGTATCAAGTACCTGCGGAGGCTAAAAGATTTTTGTAAGGTAAATGATCCCGGAACGCCATCAGAGGAGATCATGTTTTTTAAAAACATAAAGCCGAAGTTCAAGTCTCAACTTATTTTTTACCAATCCCTGCTGAACCTGGAAATTCGTAAACCAATCGGTGATGGGAAGGTGGCGGCGGATTATCTGAGTAATGAAATTAAGATCCTCCATCATTTTTTTGAAAGCAACCTTTCTTTCTATCAATATGTGAGAACAGAGGCAACTTACCTTGATGAATACTATTTCGTCCGGGGGAATTACGATGTACATCTTGATCCGGATCAGTGTGTAGTGGATTTTGATCCGGCTTTTAGCACCACCCATGATCACAAGCTTGCCCAGGTTTTAGCAAGTGAGTTAATGCAGGAACACCTGGAGCACTCTATCCAAAAAATCATGCAAAAGGATGCTATCATTCAAATCGATTCAGACTTTCGGGATTTTGATTGGAAGCAAACCAAATGTGCTTTGATAGAATTGATTTATTGCTGGCATGCCACAGATGCTTTTGGCAAAAAGAACCTCAAAAGCATTGTTAAATTCATCGAAAAATCTTTTAATATTTCACTGGGGAATTTTTACGACACCTATGACTGGCTTTCTAACCGGCCCAGTCCGACTGTTTATATTGATGAAATGAAAAGCGCATTTATGCTGCGCATACAGAAGAAGCTAAAATGA
- a CDS encoding DUF4134 domain-containing protein, with protein MKTKLPNYRKGILRLVRWTSTVVYLFLAYQQAAFAQDGNAGINQATSQVKSYFDTGTNLMYAIGAIIGLVGAIKVYKKWNDGEHDTGKVASSWFGSCIFLVVVATVLKSFFGV; from the coding sequence ATGAAAACGAAGCTGCCTAATTACAGGAAAGGAATTCTCCGCCTGGTGAGGTGGACCTCCACAGTTGTTTACTTGTTCCTTGCCTATCAGCAAGCCGCTTTCGCACAGGATGGAAACGCGGGGATCAATCAGGCGACCTCGCAGGTCAAAAGTTATTTCGACACCGGTACCAATCTCATGTATGCTATAGGTGCCATCATTGGGCTGGTTGGGGCTATAAAGGTGTATAAGAAATGGAATGATGGGGAACATGATACCGGCAAGGTTGCTTCCAGTTGGTTTGGCAGTTGCATCTTCCTGGTCGTGGTAGCAACGGTCTTAAAATCATTTTTCGGGGTTTAA
- a CDS encoding helicase-related protein — translation MAFAPKQKLTDNIAALQVAFGLKSGQEPSTDQLEILKRYAGFGGIKAVMYGGGTKEEWQAQGATAEDLRLYDGLMEFYLLLKSELPESEYKEAVDSIKNSTMSAYYTPPFVPQAIYEALAEIDLQPTKLYEPSAGAGVFISEAVAAFSGLQEVMAIEKDILTGKVLTAITSGIPVNSEVQIKGLEETADHENGQYDLVASNIPFGNYRVYDKGYTNMALSGRIHTYFFVKGLDKLADGGMLAYLTTDSFLNSPANQQAREHLFAQADFIALAMMPANLMKDHAGVEAPTHLLIVQKNTSKVNLSEDEELLIRSVELGGEAGTYQLNAYAERHTDLIFGDEIVEGTNQYGQPAMVIWHNGHISDLQEPLTEMLKDAFEGRLNKNLFLKAQNTLSQEAKKKLERHVKTDRTFTFLPMPEDKITSSAVQLGLFDTAPAENISRAQAYLNDADLATVMNQSARPVSIIKINAETNHECFVLVTARSKSNGHYLYKLYSNIREVPVSARWMTAGLLGHELKVLSEQLQKFDYQYFYQGDKSLEPVFLLSPENVRPLADLKSFYRKGTLVIHRGQVGIIGHPENGRAAFEAFGSQNDLSFYEQYTHVRDSYQELQLKESENGIEFPALRDQLNLSYDKFREAYGELNKNVNRGRLLNDEAFGFIILSSLERKENDQILKADIFHSPLFPKTEVFKSDDVVEALARSLNDTGRVSLPFISEATGRTSSEIVAELRGRIYKNPQTSNWETADEYLAGNVVKKLAEAELAVAEGSENVQFQISLKAIQGIQPERIPFELLDFNLGERWIPTSYYSRFASKLFELDTEVAYFPSLDTFKVDYKFGNAITDQEYSVTPMQGNRMTGHTMMEHGLENTSPHFTYTVSIGEGKTIRLPDNEAIQLAHQKVEAIRTHFLNWLQDLPKEDKDLLTKTYNDTFNCYVLREYDGSHLKFPGLDKQGLGITDLYSSQKNAAWRIIQNRGAVIDHEVGLGKTLTMIVASYEMKRLGIVHKPTILALKANVDQIRDTYRLAYPKAKILAPGENDFSPAKRMRLFHEIKNNNWDCIILTHDQFGKIPQSEQIQQEIFREELDNVERDLGTAVQLGQKISKKILKGLEVRKSNLEARLNDIADRIENRKDKDISFQDLNIDHLFVDESHKFKNLTFTTRHSRVAGLGNTAGSQKALNMLFAVRTLQQKFDSDLCSTFLSGTPISNSLTEMYLIFKYLRPREMARQRIENFDGWAAVFARKTIDFEFSVTNEIISKERFRYFIKVPELALFYNEITDYKTAKHINLDKPSLNEHLVNIPPTPDQKDFIQKLMQFAKSGDGTLIGRAPLSREEDFARMLIATNYAKKMSADMRLINPDYADHPDNKVNVCARKVAEIYEQSKSFRGTQIIFSDIGTPKAGQFNIYDALKAKLVGDFSLPPHEVSFIHDWSEKQRPELFRRMNNGDIRVLIGSTEKAGTGLNVQKRGVAMHHMDIPWKPSELEQRDGRLGRQGNWLAKEHYGNKVMNFIYAVEQSLDNYKFSLLQNKQRFISQMKNNELHIRTIDEGAMDEQSGMNFSEYIAILSGDTSLLEKAKIEKKVAGLENLRTVFFKESSRSRYHLESLTRDKGETERTLEKLQADHQKYHMRLKQDAEGVKLNLIRLEEFHSVNAEKIGEYLINLYKSWEPEKGKADEKLLGELYGFDLYIRRQQEAWEENGVNQYRYINNFYAESRDSGIKYSYNKGAINIDNPKTATRHFLNAIDRVDALTEKYTKELRSLDQEISMLALIVNKPFDKEAELTTLKGELSRLEKEIALKIQDSQIKQNGLFNTPADEVSQDQTPVNVMDLNIVPEPVRATYQLVPLEQNKKSRSLGQRL, via the coding sequence ATGGCTTTCGCACCCAAGCAAAAATTAACAGATAATATCGCTGCGCTACAGGTTGCCTTCGGATTAAAATCCGGCCAAGAGCCAAGTACCGACCAACTCGAAATTCTTAAGCGCTATGCCGGTTTCGGTGGAATAAAAGCAGTTATGTATGGAGGTGGTACCAAGGAAGAATGGCAGGCGCAAGGAGCTACGGCGGAAGATCTTCGGTTGTATGATGGGCTTATGGAATTTTATCTGCTATTAAAAAGTGAATTGCCTGAATCCGAGTATAAGGAAGCAGTTGACTCTATCAAAAATAGCACGATGTCCGCTTATTACACCCCTCCATTCGTTCCTCAGGCGATTTACGAGGCCTTGGCAGAGATTGATTTGCAACCAACCAAGTTATATGAGCCAAGTGCCGGAGCAGGTGTTTTTATATCGGAAGCTGTTGCGGCCTTTTCAGGCCTTCAAGAGGTTATGGCCATTGAAAAGGATATACTCACCGGTAAGGTTTTGACGGCGATTACGTCCGGCATACCTGTAAACAGCGAGGTTCAGATCAAAGGTTTGGAAGAAACTGCAGACCATGAAAATGGTCAATATGATTTGGTAGCCAGCAATATACCATTTGGCAATTACCGAGTATATGATAAAGGGTATACCAATATGGCGCTTTCAGGTAGAATTCACACTTATTTTTTTGTTAAAGGGTTGGATAAACTTGCCGATGGCGGAATGCTTGCCTATCTGACTACTGATTCATTTTTGAACTCTCCCGCTAACCAGCAGGCACGGGAGCATCTGTTTGCTCAGGCCGATTTTATTGCTTTAGCAATGATGCCGGCAAATCTGATGAAGGATCACGCGGGGGTTGAGGCACCGACACATTTACTAATTGTACAAAAGAACACGAGCAAGGTTAACCTCTCTGAGGACGAAGAGCTGCTCATCCGGTCTGTTGAATTAGGTGGTGAGGCCGGGACGTATCAGTTGAACGCTTATGCCGAACGACACACCGACCTCATCTTTGGGGATGAAATTGTAGAAGGAACCAATCAATACGGACAGCCCGCTATGGTCATTTGGCATAACGGTCATATTTCTGATCTTCAAGAACCATTAACTGAAATGCTTAAAGATGCTTTTGAAGGCAGGTTGAACAAAAATTTGTTTTTAAAAGCCCAAAACACACTATCGCAAGAGGCTAAGAAGAAGCTGGAAAGACATGTAAAAACTGACCGGACCTTTACATTTTTACCGATGCCGGAGGATAAAATTACTTCATCCGCAGTACAGCTAGGTCTATTCGATACTGCGCCGGCTGAAAATATCAGCCGGGCCCAGGCTTACCTTAACGATGCCGACCTGGCCACTGTGATGAACCAGTCAGCGCGGCCCGTCAGCATCATCAAAATAAATGCTGAAACAAATCATGAATGTTTTGTGCTTGTGACTGCCAGAAGTAAATCCAATGGTCATTATTTGTATAAACTATACTCCAATATCCGTGAAGTCCCTGTTTCTGCCCGCTGGATGACGGCCGGTTTGTTGGGTCATGAACTCAAAGTATTGAGTGAGCAATTGCAAAAGTTTGACTATCAATATTTTTATCAGGGCGACAAGTCTCTCGAACCTGTATTCCTGTTATCGCCTGAAAATGTTCGTCCGCTTGCCGACCTTAAATCTTTTTACCGTAAGGGCACACTTGTTATCCATCGTGGCCAAGTAGGTATCATTGGACATCCCGAAAATGGCCGGGCCGCATTTGAAGCTTTTGGCTCGCAAAATGATCTATCGTTTTATGAACAGTATACCCATGTCCGGGATAGTTATCAGGAGTTGCAACTTAAGGAAAGTGAGAATGGAATCGAGTTCCCTGCCCTTCGCGATCAATTGAACCTTTCTTACGACAAGTTTCGAGAAGCATATGGCGAGCTCAATAAAAATGTAAACCGTGGCAGGCTACTGAACGACGAAGCATTTGGTTTTATTATTTTGTCTTCTTTGGAGCGAAAGGAAAATGACCAGATTTTAAAAGCAGATATTTTTCACTCACCGTTATTTCCGAAGACAGAAGTATTCAAAAGCGATGATGTTGTTGAGGCGTTAGCAAGGAGCTTGAATGATACGGGTCGTGTTTCTTTACCATTTATTTCAGAAGCCACCGGTAGGACCTCAAGCGAGATTGTTGCTGAGTTAAGGGGCCGGATCTATAAGAACCCTCAAACGAGCAATTGGGAAACCGCCGATGAGTATCTTGCAGGTAACGTAGTAAAAAAGCTGGCTGAAGCTGAACTTGCAGTGGCTGAAGGATCTGAAAATGTACAGTTTCAAATAAGTTTAAAGGCTATTCAAGGTATTCAGCCGGAAAGAATTCCTTTTGAGTTGCTGGATTTCAATTTAGGGGAACGCTGGATACCTACCTCTTACTACAGCAGGTTTGCCAGCAAGCTGTTCGAGCTGGACACTGAGGTGGCCTATTTCCCATCGCTGGATACTTTCAAGGTCGACTATAAATTCGGCAATGCGATCACTGATCAGGAATATAGTGTTACTCCTATGCAGGGTAATCGCATGACAGGCCATACAATGATGGAGCATGGGCTAGAAAATACTTCACCACATTTTACCTACACCGTTAGTATAGGTGAGGGTAAAACTATCAGGCTTCCCGATAATGAGGCCATACAGCTGGCCCATCAAAAAGTCGAAGCGATACGTACACATTTCCTGAATTGGCTTCAGGACCTCCCCAAGGAAGATAAAGACCTGTTAACAAAAACCTATAATGATACTTTTAACTGCTATGTGTTGCGCGAATATGATGGCAGCCATTTGAAATTCCCTGGGTTGGATAAACAAGGGTTGGGAATCACAGATCTCTATTCCTCGCAGAAAAATGCTGCCTGGAGAATCATACAGAACCGGGGGGCTGTCATCGACCATGAGGTTGGTCTTGGTAAAACGCTTACCATGATCGTTGCCAGTTATGAGATGAAGCGGCTTGGCATTGTACACAAACCAACAATTTTGGCTTTAAAAGCAAATGTTGACCAGATTCGGGACACCTACCGACTGGCATATCCTAAGGCAAAAATCCTCGCACCGGGGGAAAACGATTTTTCGCCCGCGAAACGGATGCGCTTGTTTCATGAGATCAAAAATAATAACTGGGATTGTATCATCCTCACCCACGACCAGTTCGGGAAAATTCCGCAATCAGAGCAAATTCAGCAGGAAATATTCCGCGAAGAACTGGATAATGTAGAACGTGATTTAGGTACAGCTGTACAGTTAGGTCAGAAGATCAGTAAAAAGATTTTAAAGGGTTTGGAAGTTCGAAAATCTAACCTGGAGGCGCGCTTAAACGATATTGCTGACCGGATAGAAAATCGAAAAGATAAAGATATTAGTTTCCAGGATTTGAACATCGATCACCTTTTTGTTGATGAGTCGCATAAATTCAAGAACCTGACCTTTACGACCAGGCACAGTCGGGTTGCCGGATTAGGAAATACGGCTGGAAGCCAAAAAGCATTGAATATGTTGTTCGCCGTAAGGACTTTACAGCAAAAGTTCGACAGCGATTTATGCTCGACCTTTCTTTCAGGTACACCAATATCCAATAGCCTGACTGAAATGTATCTTATTTTCAAATACTTGCGACCCAGAGAAATGGCGAGGCAGCGTATTGAGAACTTTGATGGGTGGGCTGCAGTATTTGCGCGAAAAACGATTGATTTTGAGTTTTCGGTTACTAACGAAATCATTTCTAAAGAACGTTTCCGTTATTTCATTAAAGTACCGGAATTGGCGCTTTTTTACAATGAGATCACTGATTATAAAACCGCCAAACATATCAATCTCGATAAGCCAAGCCTGAACGAACATCTGGTCAATATTCCGCCCACTCCGGACCAAAAAGATTTTATCCAGAAGTTAATGCAGTTCGCAAAGTCAGGTGATGGTACATTGATCGGCCGCGCGCCGCTAAGCCGGGAGGAGGATTTCGCCCGCATGCTCATCGCAACCAACTATGCGAAAAAAATGTCGGCGGATATGCGGCTTATTAATCCTGATTATGCGGATCATCCGGACAATAAGGTTAATGTTTGTGCCCGAAAAGTAGCTGAGATCTATGAACAGAGTAAATCATTTCGCGGTACTCAAATCATCTTTAGTGATATCGGAACGCCAAAGGCAGGGCAATTCAATATTTATGATGCCCTTAAAGCCAAACTCGTGGGCGACTTCAGTCTTCCGCCACATGAAGTATCTTTTATTCATGACTGGTCAGAAAAACAGCGACCTGAATTATTCCGGCGGATGAACAATGGGGATATCCGGGTATTGATAGGCAGCACCGAAAAAGCCGGGACCGGATTAAATGTCCAAAAGCGCGGGGTTGCCATGCATCACATGGACATTCCATGGAAGCCTTCTGAGCTGGAGCAACGCGATGGACGATTAGGCAGGCAAGGTAATTGGCTGGCCAAAGAACACTATGGCAACAAGGTGATGAATTTTATCTATGCTGTTGAACAATCATTAGATAACTACAAATTCAGCCTATTGCAAAACAAGCAACGTTTCATTAGCCAAATGAAAAATAATGAACTCCATATACGTACCATCGATGAGGGGGCTATGGACGAACAAAGTGGAATGAACTTCTCAGAATATATCGCTATTCTTTCAGGGGATACCTCATTGTTGGAAAAAGCTAAGATTGAAAAAAAAGTAGCTGGGCTGGAAAACCTTCGCACCGTATTTTTTAAAGAATCCTCCCGGTCGCGTTATCACCTGGAATCACTTACACGAGATAAAGGAGAAACCGAGCGGACATTAGAGAAGCTTCAAGCTGATCACCAAAAGTATCATATGCGGCTTAAACAGGATGCCGAAGGGGTCAAACTCAACCTGATCAGGCTCGAAGAGTTTCATTCAGTAAATGCAGAGAAAATTGGCGAATACCTAATTAACCTGTATAAAAGTTGGGAACCTGAAAAGGGGAAGGCTGATGAAAAGTTATTGGGCGAACTGTATGGCTTTGATCTTTACATCCGCCGTCAGCAGGAAGCCTGGGAGGAGAATGGTGTAAACCAGTACCGGTATATCAATAATTTTTATGCGGAAAGCCGGGACAGCGGGATCAAGTACAGCTATAACAAGGGAGCAATCAACATTGATAACCCGAAGACCGCTACGCGCCACTTTCTCAATGCCATTGATAGAGTCGATGCACTTACTGAAAAATATACTAAGGAATTGCGCAGCCTTGATCAGGAGATCAGCATGCTGGCGCTCATTGTAAACAAACCCTTTGATAAAGAAGCCGAATTGACAACCTTGAAGGGAGAGCTATCCAGGTTGGAAAAAGAAATTGCGCTGAAAATCCAGGATTCTCAAATCAAGCAAAATGGCTTGTTCAATACCCCTGCAGATGAGGTATCGCAGGATCAAACGCCCGTCAATGTGATGGATCTGAATATTGTACCCGAGCCGGTGCGGGCCACCTATCAGTTGGTGCCATTGGAACAAAATAAAAAAAGCCGAAGTCTTGGGCAACGGTTATAA
- a CDS encoding DUF4133 domain-containing protein: protein MPVYQINKGINKPIEFKGLKAQYIGYLAGGLVGLLVLFAVLYIVGLPVYICLLVIGALGSLLFLQVYKLSHKYGQYGLMKRSARNYLPAFLKFKSRKLFTSLKR, encoded by the coding sequence ATGCCAGTTTATCAAATCAATAAAGGAATTAACAAGCCAATTGAATTTAAGGGATTAAAAGCCCAATACATCGGTTACCTCGCTGGGGGGTTGGTCGGCTTACTGGTATTATTCGCTGTGCTCTATATAGTTGGTTTGCCGGTATATATCTGCCTGCTCGTTATCGGCGCTCTGGGATCCTTGCTGTTTCTGCAAGTCTACAAGTTAAGTCATAAATACGGTCAATACGGACTGATGAAACGGAGCGCGCGAAACTATCTGCCCGCCTTTTTAAAATTTAAGTCCCGCAAATTATTCACTTCATTAAAGCGCTAA